GCGCAGCCTGCTGGGCCGTGCCCGCACCGCCGACACCCTCGTCCTCGCCGCGACCCCGCCCGGCCGGGCGGACCTCACCCTGCGCGCGAGCGGCCGCGGCTGGACCGGGCTCTCCACCGGCTCGGGACGGCTGCGCCGACGCCGCCTGGCGGTGACCTCGCAGGGACGGGGCATCGCCGGGCACCGCGAGGTCGAGGTGCTGCTGCCCGAGGTGCGCGGCCTGCTCGCCGCGGTACCGCAGGGCGGGGCGGCGGTGCAGGACATTCCCCGGCAGGGCGCGGACCGTCCCGCCGACCTGCCCGCGCAGCGCCCGATGCGGCTGGTGCCCACGGCGCGGAGGGCCGGATAGTGACGACGACGAGAGAGAGGACCGACCGGGCCGAGCTCGCCGCGTCGGCCGACGCGACCCGCACGGCCGACGCGACCCGCACCGTCGCCGTCACCGTCCCGGACTGGCCGCTGCTGGCGGCGCTGGACCGCCACCAGCGCCGGACCGAGGCCGAGGGCGCCGCGAGCACTGCCCCTGCGAGCGCTGCCCCCGCGAGCGCTGCCCCCGCCGGCTCCGCGCCCGCCCCCGTCGACAGTGCCTCTGCTCCTTCCCCCGCGCCCGTCGACCCCGCCCGCACGCCCGTGCTCCTCATCGACCAGCACCGCGTCACCCATGCCGGTCCCGCCGCCCGTGCGGCCGGGGCGATGCCGGGGATGACCCGTCGGGCGGCCCGCGCCGCCTGTCCCGAGGCGCTCGTGCTCGAGGCCGACCGGGAGCAGGAGAGCGCCCTGTTCGAGCTGGTCGCCGCCGCGGTGGACACCATCGCCGCCGGGGTGGACGTGCTGCGCCCCGGGGTGCTGCTGATGGCCGCTCGCGGGCCGGCCCGCCACCACGGCGGGGAGGCGGCCCTGGCCGAGCACCTCCTGGACGCGGTCGCGGAGCTCACCGGCTGGGACTGCACGGTCGGGATCGCCGACGGCCCCTTCGCCGCGCTGCTGGCCGCCGGGCCCGGTCGGATCGTGCGCCCCGGCCGCAGCGCCGACTACCTCGCCCCGCACCCGATCGCCGCGCTGCGTCGCGCCCCCGTCGGCCCCGGCTGGGGCCATCGCGGCCAGCCCTCCGCGACCCGGCCCGAGCGCCGCCTGGACCTCGACGAGACCGTCGACCTGCTCCAGCGCCTCGGGATCACGACGCTCGGTGACCTGGCCGCTCTGCCGTCGGCCGCCGTCGCCGACCGCTTCGGACCCGACGTCGCCACCCTCCACCTGCTCGCCCGCGGGCTCGAGCCCGCCCCGCCCGCCGCGCACCACCCCACCCAGCCGCTGCTGGCCGAGACCACGCTCGAGACGCCGCTGGTGCGCACCGACCAGGCGGCCTTCATCGCCCGGCCCCTCGCCGAGAAGCTCCACGCCCAGCTGGTCGAGCGGGGGCTGGTGTGCACGCGGCTGCGGATCGTGGCCCGCACCGAGAGCGGGGAGGAGATGGAGCGCACCTGGCGGCACGACGGGGCGCTCGGCGTCGGCGACGTCGTGGATCGCATCCGCTGGCAGTGCGACGGCTGGATCACCCGCGCGCGGCTCGGCGGGCCGGCGACCGGGGCGATCGTCCGCCTCGGGCTGCACCCCCTGCAGCTGGCCCCGGCGGGGGAGAGCGCCCCGGCGCTCTGGGGCGGGGCGGGGGAGTCCGCCCAGCGCGCCGGTCGCGCCTTCGCCCGCGCCCAGGGCCTGGCGGGGGAGGAGGCCGTGCAGGTGCCGGTCGCCGTCGGCGGGAGGCTGCTGGCCGCGCAGACCGCGACGATCCCCTGGCGCAGCGAGCGGCCCGAGCGTCGCGAGGGCCCCTGGCCCGGCTCCCTGCCCCGCCCCGTCCCCGCGACCGTGTTCCGCACCCCGCCGCCGGTGGCGCTCGAGGACGCCGACGGGCGCCCCGTGGTCGTCACCGCCCGCGGGCTGCTCAGCACCGCCCCGGCGCGGATGCTGGTCACCGCCCCCGGCCTGCCCGCCCTGCAGCGCGCCGGCCTGCGTGCGGGCTCGGGCTTCCCCGTGCTCGCCCACGGCGCGCCGACCGTGCTGGACGAGCGCTGGTGGACGCCCGACGGCACCCGTGCCGCCCGCCTCCAGCTCGTGCTGCGCGGCGCCGACGCCGAGGAGACCGCCGTCCTCGCCCTGTCGCGGGCGGGGGAATGGACGCTGGAGGGGCTCTATGACTGAGACTGCACCCACCGAGGACCCCCGCTGATGGCCGGCTGGTTCCTGGGCCCGCCGGCGTGGAAGGACATCGAGGCGATCCTCTCGGACCGTCCGGCGCAGGTGGTCACCCCGCCGATCATCGTCGAGCACACCGGGAAGGTCCCCGAGGACGGCTACCGCCCCGCGCGCACCGTCGACTACGCGGAGCTGCACGCCCACTCCCACTTCAGCTTCCTCGACGGCGCCTCGAGCCCCGAGGACATGGCCGAGCAGGCCGCCCGCCTCGGCCTCGGCGCGATCGCGCTGGTGGACCACGACGGGCTGCCCGGCGTGGTGCGCGCCGCGAAGGCCGCGGCGGAGGCCGGGATCGCGACCGTGTTCGGGGCGGAGCTGACCCTCGGGCTGGAGCCCGGGGCGCAGGCGGCCGGCACCACCCCGGTGCTGTCCGCGCCCCGCGCCGGCACCCCCGACCCGGACGGCGAGCACCTGCTGGTGCTGGTCCGCGACGCCGACGGGTACCGGCAGCTGTCCGCCGCGATCGCCCGCGCCCACCTGGACAGCGGTGAGAAGGGCGTGGCCCGCTACCGGCTCGCGGAGCTCTCGCGCCTGGCCCGCCAGGGGCACTGGCTGATCCTCACCGGCTGCCGCAAGGGCGCGGTGACCCGCGCGGTCGCCCCGCACCTGGAGAGCGGGGACCTCGAGGGGGCGGCCCGCGCCGCCGCCGCGCAGATCGCGCGCCTGGTGGACCTGTTCGGGGCCGGGAACGTGGCCGTCGAGCTGATCGCCGGCGGCGGGGGAGAGGCGGACGAGCTGCACGACGCCCTCGCCCAGGGCGCGCGCCTGGTGCGCGAGGAGTCCGGGCTGGACGCGATCTCGCTGCCGCTGGTGGCGACCACGAACTCGCACTACGCCCGCCCCGCGGACAAGCGCCTGGCCGACACCCATGCCGCGCTGCGCGCCGGGGTGCCGCTCGAGCGCGCCGACCCCTACCTCTCCTCCCGCCCCGCGCACCTGCGCAGCGGCGAGGAGATGGCGCAGCTGCTGCCCCGCTACCCCGGCGCCATCGCACAGGCCGCCCAGCTGGGCCGCGACTGCGCCCTGGACCTGCGCCTGCTCGCCCCGGACCTGCCGCCCTTCCCCGTCCCGGCCGGGCACGACGAGGCCAGCTGGCTGGTGGAGCTGGTGGAGATCGAGGGCCGCGAGCGCTACGGGCCCCGCCCCGCCCCGGGCGCCCCCGAGCGGGTGCCGGGCGCGTGGGCGCAGATCGACAAGGAGCTGAAGGTCATCAACGACCTGCACTTCCCCGGCTACTTCCTCATCGTCCACGAGATCGTCGACTTCTGCGCCGGGGAGGGGATCCTCGCCCAGGGGCGGGGATCCGCGGCGAACAGCGCCGTCTGCTACGCGCTGGGGATCACGGCGGTCGAGCC
This genomic interval from Brachybacterium aquaticum contains the following:
- a CDS encoding DNA polymerase Y family protein — encoded protein: MTTTRERTDRAELAASADATRTADATRTVAVTVPDWPLLAALDRHQRRTEAEGAASTAPASAAPASAAPAGSAPAPVDSASAPSPAPVDPARTPVLLIDQHRVTHAGPAARAAGAMPGMTRRAARAACPEALVLEADREQESALFELVAAAVDTIAAGVDVLRPGVLLMAARGPARHHGGEAALAEHLLDAVAELTGWDCTVGIADGPFAALLAAGPGRIVRPGRSADYLAPHPIAALRRAPVGPGWGHRGQPSATRPERRLDLDETVDLLQRLGITTLGDLAALPSAAVADRFGPDVATLHLLARGLEPAPPAAHHPTQPLLAETTLETPLVRTDQAAFIARPLAEKLHAQLVERGLVCTRLRIVARTESGEEMERTWRHDGALGVGDVVDRIRWQCDGWITRARLGGPATGAIVRLGLHPLQLAPAGESAPALWGGAGESAQRAGRAFARAQGLAGEEAVQVPVAVGGRLLAAQTATIPWRSERPERREGPWPGSLPRPVPATVFRTPPPVALEDADGRPVVVTARGLLSTAPARMLVTAPGLPALQRAGLRAGSGFPVLAHGAPTVLDERWWTPDGTRAARLQLVLRGADAEETAVLALSRAGEWTLEGLYD